The Suncus etruscus isolate mSunEtr1 chromosome 15, mSunEtr1.pri.cur, whole genome shotgun sequence genome contains the following window.
gctgcatagtattccattgtgtatatgtaccacagtttctttagccattcgtctgttgaagggtatcttggttgtttccagagtctggctattataaatagcactgcaatgaatataggtgtgaggaagggatttttggattgtatttttgtgttcctcaggtatattcctaggagtggtatagctggatcatatgggagctcaatttcaagtttctggaggaatctccatatcgctttccataaaggttggactagacggcattcccaccagcagtgaataagagttcctttctctccacatccctgccagcactgcttgttttctttctttgtgatgtgtgccaatctcagtagCGTGAGGTGGTACTGCATagtaattttgatttgcatctccctaatgattagtgatgttaagcatcttttcatgtgccttttggccatttgcatttcttcttttacaaagtgtccatttcttttccccattttttgatggggttagatgtttttttcttgtatagttctgtcagtaccttgtatattttggatattagtcctttatctgatgagtattgggtaagtaatttttttttgtggtttttgggtcacacccggcagtgctcaggggttactcctggctccatgctcagaaattgctcctggcaggcacaggggaccatatgggatgctgggattcgaaccgatgacctcttgcatgaaaggcaaacgctttacctccatgctatctctccagcccctgggtaaGTAATTtttcccacttagtgggtggcttttgtattttgggcactatcTCCGTTGAgatcagaagcttctcagcttaatatagtcccatctgtttatctcttcttccacttgtttggagagtgctgtttcttccttaaagatgcctttagtctcaatgtcatagagtgttttacctacatgttgttctatatatcttatagtttcagatctgatatcaaggtctttaatccatttggattttaccttcatacatggtgttagctgggggtctgagttcgctttttagcaagtggctaaccagttgtgccaacactacgtattgaataggctttccttgctccatttaggatttcttgctcctttatcaaaaactaggtggttatatgtccggggaacattctctgggtattcaagcctattaccacacccagcagtgctcaaaggtagtttttcctggctcagcactcagaaatcactcttggcagtgctgggggactctatggggtaccaggaatcaaacccaagtccactACATGCATAGGAAAATGCCTCCCTGCTGTGCCTCACTCAGCCCTTATACcgtgctttcttttttgtttttgttttttgttttgttttgtttttgtttgtttgtttgttttgagccacacttggcattgctcaggtgttactcctgggtctatgctcagaaatcgctcctgacaggctcaggggaccatatgagatgctgggattcaaaccaccgcccttctgcttgaaaggccaatgccttatctccatgctatctctccggccccttatccaGTGCTTTCTAAGCACCTGTGGATTCGATCAATCCACTTTCAAACtttcgttgttgttgttcagTAAGTGCTTTGCTCACATTGAGCCGTCAGTACCTCCCTTGCAGAAATCTCAGCAGCCACGATGCAAGACTCGTTTAATGGACTCAGTTTGCCAATATTTTAGTTGGGGATTTTTGCTTCTGTGTTTGTCTGAGATAGCCCACTTTATgctcatttgatttttatctctttatcttagtttgatttttaatgtttagCTTGATTTTTGCTATCTTTatcttagtttgattttttttaatccttcgTTTGATTTTTATGTGAAGTCTTTGAATAGACTTGAGTTCCTGCCTTCTACATTTTTTGATGAAGATAATCTTGGTCTTTTGGACTATGTAGATTGAGTTCAGAGAAACTTGGCTCTTTATAGAGTTCTGCTAAAATAGCTGTTCTCGATCCTTTGCCCCAGCACTTTCCttctaagggttttttttttggtgggcggggttgggtcacacctggcagcgctcaggggttactcttggcactacactcagaaatcactcctggcaggctcaggggaccatatgagatgccgggattcaaaccaccgtccttctgcatgcaaggcaaatgccctacctccatgctatctctctggcccttctaagTTTTCCCTCCAAATATGGGTCAATACCTCCTAGGAATTTCCTTTCGCCGCCTCCTGCAGGTTTTTGGGCTTTTGCATCTGGACCAGATTCTTTGGTTTCCCTTAGATGCACCTGTGGTTTGTGTTGGGATTTCCCATTGCCAGGATTGTGACTGGGATGGGGAGGGTGAGAAGAATTCTGGTgctgagggggaggggagggaacagCCCAGGGAGAACCTCACTTTGCTTCTTTGCTTCCACTGCTGTGGGCCACTCCCCACCTCTCCCTGAATGTCAGTGTCCAAAACACTTTGCCAAAGTTTCCATCTCTGGGGCACAGTGGATCTCTGGGCTTCTCGTGGAAGATCAGATAAGACGTGGCTTCAAGTCGCCCCAAATACcagcacttgtgtgtgtgtgtgtgtgtgtgtgtgtgatgtaggTATCTATATGCATACGAGTTATGTGAAGTGCATTgtgttatgtgtgtgtttttttgggggggcatacccgttgatgctcaggggttactcctggctatgtgctcagaaatcgctcctggcttggggggaaccatatgggaagctgggggatcgaaccatggtccgtcctaggctagcgcttgcaaggtagacgccttacctctagtgccactgctctggccccatttttttgttggtgtgtgtatgttttgacAAATAAATGTATGTGATGTGTTCATGTGTGCtatgtatgcacatatatgttGTATTGTGTGCGTGTAAGTTGTATTTTGTATATGAATGtgttatgtgtatatgtttatgcATTGTGTAACATGTTCTGTGCATGTATGTGCTATAGGTATGTATACATGTACTGTGTTTGTGTCCTGGTATGTGTGCAGGTGTTTTACACACATGTGCTATGTGTCCCAttctatgtatatttatacacatgTTATGTGTATCATGTTGTGTGTTCCCATGTCTTGTCATGTGTACAAGTGTGCATATTGTGTGTGTGCTTGGAAAGGCAAGCATTACTTCCTGCTACCCCTAGATGACCACTCATGTTTGTACCAATCAATCCGCTTCACAGCCCGAAGAGGGGGATTCGAGCTCAGCACTGTCCCCCCTGCAAGTTCTCCTCCCCAGACTGTCCCCTCCCAGGACACACGGTGCCTCCTGGCTGGGTGGGAAAGAGGGCTCTCTGGTCTGCAGTTCAGACTAGGTTCCGGGCAGGGGCCATTGAAGGAATGAAGGTGAAGGGTGTGTGGGTTGGGCATGGCTGGTCGACGACTGACAGAGGGGGGAGCTGGAGGGTGGGAAGGGGGTATGGATGAGAGTCTGAGAGAGGAAGGAGCAAGTAGGAGCAGCTGGGACAAGGATTTACTCCCAAGGTCCCAGCTTCCCTCTTTGGACTAGGAGGACCGAGTACACGGCCTTCCCCAGGTGAGCCCAGAGAGGGAGCCCCGGGAGGGAGCCCCAGGAGAGGGCAGGTGTGATAGACTCctgctggcaggctggagaggCAGTGGAGGCCCTGTTAGGGCCAGTCTCCAGACAAGTGGCTGAGGTGGGTGCTGAGGTGGAGGCTGAGACCAGAGGGCTGAGATGAGACTGAACTAAGGAGATCACGGTGGGCTGAGGTCttgggtggggtggtggtggaggagacCGTTTGGACGCGGAGGACTGGAGCTGAGGCAAGTGCCTTGGGCTGGAGAAAGGGCCACTGGACTAGATGTGGGCTGTGTTCTCAGGACACTGCAGAGCTCAGGTCCACTCCAGAGCTCCAAGACATGTGATAGCTCcatgtctctggcccctgtcattcTCATCTGTCTCCAGACACCCTGAGTGCAGCTCCCTATAGCGACGGCACCCGGATCCCAGAGCTCCTTGCTGAGGGTCCCAGGCAGGCTGCAGGTCCCCGCTGGGCCAGGGACACCAGCGAGTCTTGGCACTGGGGCAGGAGCAGAGGGGTCATTGTGGGCATCTCACGTCTGTCCTGATGTGATGTGAGTTTCTGGGCCGCGTGTGTGAACATCGCTCGTCTGTGGCATATTGGTCCCTGCGTGTGTGAGATAGCTGTGTCTGTGTCACCGCTGTGGCGTGTCCACTCACCCGTCCTTGGCTCTGGTCTGGCTGCTGGAAATAGCTGCTCAGTGAACATTGTAGAGTAGACCCTCCCTGCTCAGGGGACGGAGTTGGTGTCCTCAGGAAAGAACCTTAGGCTCAGGATTCATAGACCCAGTGGTAGGCTTGTTTTTAAGACTTTGCGAAATCGCCACATGATATTGGGTGGGGCACATCCCGCAATGGTCAGGTCTATCTTCAGACtctgtgctgaggattgaactgggatcatcATGTCAAAGACAAGTCCCCTCCCTGGAGAGGGACGGggccctctccagcccctccaaactCTTATCCATAGTCTAGAAActagtttttcttttgggtcacacccagctacactaaggagttactcctggctctgcactcagaaaccgctcctggaaggctccgggaaccatatgggatgccaggatttgagccaccgtctgtcctaggttggctgcatgcaaggcaaacaccttgctgcgatgctatctctctggcccccgtttttctttttctttttgcagtccTGGagaaattttctcttattttcttgcactaaaatataattgatttatAATTGATTCTGGACTCTCAAGTTTATGTTAAAATCCTACATCCTaatacaatagtgttaacatgaAAATTTGAGAAACTTGGGAGGGTCCCAGGACAATCCCACATATGCCATCGAGCCTCGGGccagcttcctccctccctggtGCTTTAGCAGTTTTCACCAGAGATAGTAAACACAATACCATGCACTGAAGTAAATGGTGTAATTGGTCGTGTTAGGACTGGAGCTTGCGTCCGGGtctgtgaccccaacccccccccccaatcagagGCATAAAATACCTTACACATCCCCCGTCCAGGTGGGTAgtgctttttgttctttgtgtgtgtgtgtgtgtgtgtgtgtgtgtgtgtgtgtgtgtgtgtgtgtgtgtgtgttcagaccTCAGGATGTTCAGGAGACCCTCTGAACTTGATCTTCTCCAAGTAGAAAAACATGTACCTGACATAGGTGTGAGTCATAGGCTATGTCCACAAGAACACCTGGGCCAGGTAAACCTGCTGGCTGGGTTTGCAAATATGATGTCTTGGGAGGACTGAGTCTCTATccttctctatgtctctctccttctttgtctctttctgtttcctctgtctctcacacacacactctctgtctctctgtccctccctctctgttTCAGTCTGTCACTCTCTCACACTCTcaccttctctgtctctctctgaaactctgtctctgtctgtctctctgtctcaggGTCAGCATCCTCCCATTGCGATGGGGCTCAACTACACGCCCGTGTCCGACTTCGTCCTGGTGGGCTTCTCGGCCTTCCCCCGCCTGCAGCTGCCGCTGTTCCTGCTCTTCCTGCTCATGTACCTCTTCACGCTGCTGGGCAACCTGCTGATCATGGGCACCGTGTGGGCCGAGCGCGCCCTGCACACGCCCATGTACCTGTTCCTGTGCGCCCTGTCCATCTCCGAGATCCTCTACACCTTCGCCATCGTGCCCCGCATGCTGGCCGACCTGCTGGCCGCGCGCGCCGCCCTGCCCACCATCTCAAGGGCCGCCTGCGCCTCGCAGACGCTCTTCTCCTTCGCCTTCGGCTTCACTCACTCCTTCCTGCTCACCGTCATGGGCTACGACCGCGGGGTGGCCATCTGCCGACCGCTCCACTACCATGTGCTCATGAGTGCCCGGGGCTGCGGCGGCCTGGTGGGCGGGTCCTGGGCGGGTGGCACGGCCATGGGCACGGTGGTCACGGCCGCCGTGTTCGGCCTGGACTTCTGTGGCCCCCGCGAGATCCACCACTTTTTCTGCCACGTTCCCCCACTGCTCAGATTGGCCTGTGGGCCCCGGGTTCGATCTGTGGCCCTGGGCTTGGCCGGGCTGTGCATCTCGGCCCTGCTGGGCTGCTTCCTGCTCATCGTCCTCTCCTACGCCTTCATCCTGGCcaccatcctcagcatcccctcgGCCGACGGCCGGCGCAAGGCCTTCTCCACTTGCGCCTCGCACCTCACGGTGGTCGTGGTGCACTACGGCTTCGCCTCTGTCATCTACCTCAAGCCCAAGGGACCCCAGTCGCTGGAGGGGGACACGCTCATGGGCTTCACCTACACAGTGCTCACGCCCTTCCTCAGCCCCATCATCTTCAGCCTGCGCAACAAGGAGCTCAAGCTGGCCATCCAGAGGACCGTCCGCAGCAAACTGGCCCCGGGACAGCAGTGACGCGCCTGGCAGTGGTCCCCTGACGCACTGTGTCTCCTGTGGCGCTGGCGACCTCCCTGCCCATCCGTGACTGTCTCGACCTTTGCAAATTCTCCTGCTGCATCTCTGCTGGACACACACGGTGGCCAATCCAGACGCTGCATTGGAGCGTGACACAACGACAAGTTCCAGGGTTCAAACCCGCCTCTGACAGGCAACAGCGCAAAAGCCTGGAATCTAATCTCCTCTAGCTTCTACCCCGTTTCCCCAAAAATAAGATagtgtcttatattaatttttgctcccaaataTGCACTAGGTCTTATTTTTCAGGGAtatcttatttttccatgaacaagtacacatttattgttcatttaaaataaaataaatttattacctgtatatGGTACAGTAATATGGTAGTTGTCAACACATACCAGACAAACTGAATTTTTACAGATGCCAGTCTGAACGGCCCTAGCAACCAGTTTACagttaattaattttcattctgagacCTTGTTTTCAGGGGGATGACTTCtatttcacccagaaggaaacatgtaagtaggtcttattttttggaggatgttttatttttttattttttttattattattattatttttggtttttgggtcacacccggcggtgctcagggggttctcctggctgtctgctcagaaatagctcctggcaggcacgggggaccctatgggacaccgggattcgaaccaaccacctttggtcctggattggctgcttgcaaggcaaacgccgctgtgctatctctccggacccaggatgttttatttttagggaaaCACGGTATCTCCATCACCCAGTGACGGATGGATGAAGCCCTCTCCCAAGCCAAAGAGAAACGGAGCAGAGCCACATCTGCCCTATAGTGGGCAGTATGCACCTTCTCTCACCTGGCTTCTCTAAGATTGGACTCCCCAGGATGCGTGGCTGTGTCCTCCCCCGTTTCCAGATGGATCCAGAGCAGCCCAGGAGAGAGAAAATTCTCGAGAcagtccaaggggcaaagttcCCACGTGAGAACTTCCCTGCGGAGTCCACATGAGGTTGACCCTGGGCAGCGCAGTTCTGGGCTGGGAAACACCGGGCAGACCAGGCTCAAGGTCTCAGGATCCACGCCCTGCCTCGAGGTAAGGAGGATTTAAGGGGCCAGGCAGGGAGCATTTGAAAATGTTTGTCTTCCAGAGAAAGGCAGGTAGATAccagatgtttttttgtttgtttgtttttgggtcacacccgggggtgctcaggggttactcctggctgtttgctcagaaatagctcctggcaggcacgggggaccatatgggacaccgggatttgaaccaaccacctttggtcctggatcagctgcttgcaaggcaaacacagctgtgctatctctccgggccctgataccAGATGTTAACACCAGAGTCTTTGaattcttattaaaaaatattaataaatagaagctggtgagatagcatggaggtagggcatttgccttacatgcagaagattggtgcttcgaatcccggggtcccatattgttccccgagcctgccaggagcgatttctgagcatagagccaggaggaacccctgagcgctgcagagtgttaccccccaaaaaattaaaaaaaaatcaggggccagagggaaagcacagtggtagggcatttgccttgcatgcaggagtaacccctgagtgctgccagatgtgggccaaaaaccaaaaaaaaatttttttaaggagaATGGTGGTTTCCAGGGGTCCTGACAGCAAGAGAGTTGTTGTTGAAGATATAGATATGGACCTGCAGAGAAATATATTCTGGAGAGGCACCAAGTTGTGCAGGTTCCAGCCAGGAGTGCTGTCTGGCAGTTTTCATGTGGCCATGGGATGTAACTGGGACACAGAAACAGGAAGCAAGGTTTACATGACTGAACATTAATGTCCGCCATGACCTGTCTGTCCATTCTAGCTCAGTTTTGACAAGAAAAGGGCTCGCTTCAATGTtcacaaaaaaattgtttttaacctCTGCTTGGATAGGCAGAGCGAGAACACagcgagggcatttgccttgcacttggcttacccaggttcaatcctcagtcccccaagcctggcaggagtgatttctgagcacagagccaggagtaactcctgagcgctgacaggtgtggccccccccaaaggaaaaaaaaatcgcaaCCCACAGCTCTACTCCAAAGACATGTTTAAGTGGCTGCATTCAGAATAAGACACAAGGTCAGATGTCCAGTCTTGGATCCATCGGTGTCCAAGCAGAAAtgatagtggggctggagaaatcgGACAGCGGGgaggggagggcactggccttgcacacagccaatctgggcaCCGCATAATAGTCCCTTGACCCACaggaggagtgagccctgagcacaaagctaggagtaagccctgagcaccaccaggtatggctaaaaagcaaccaaataaaaatcaattgaaATCATTTGTGTCTGTGTTTCAATTAAGCGAGTGTCTCCCTCACCGACACCTGTGCATgtttgcatatatgtgtgtgtgtgtgtgtgtatgtgtgtgtgtgcgcgcgcgcatgaGTGCGTGCTATGGGAGGTACAGGCCATCTCTCCTGTGAGGTTCTGTGACTCCAGGAAAGTCACTTGCCCTCTCTGAGCATGTCCAGTAAACACGAGAAAACACCGGCCTTGCTCTTGGTCTCTTCCTGAATAATTCCTTGGGGAGTTAACTACTTGTAGGGAGCTCAGGCAACTATGGGATGGTGGAGATGGAAcaggctcagccacatgcaaggtgagtgccctgcccactgtattatccttCTGGAATGGGGGGGGGAATGATCAATTTATCATTGGTTTATAATTGGGTGAGATTCCAAGAGATTAGCTGTCACCTATATATTTAGGTGCCATACCTTCACATatgagagagaagggggagagataCTTCTTCAATGTGAGAcagaaaaaggaaacattttaagTAACAGAAACAAAGTAAACACGAGCTGTTATGAAGAGTCAAAATCATcagaattgggccagagagataacatggaagtagggcatttgccttgcatgtagaaggacggtattcaaatcctggcatcccatatggtccccgagcctgccaggagtgatttctgagcatagagccaggaggaacccctgagcgccgcccagtgtgacccaaaaaccaaaaaccaaaaaaaatcagaattaaagATTTTGAGGGAATATCTGAGCGTTTTTGGGCGTGCTGGGGATCCTTGGGACACTGGAAGAAGCCATGCTCTCTGGTGAGGGGTGTGGGATTGGAATTATGTGTACATAAAAAGAATAACTGATAGTATTATAAATCTTGGAacctcaataaaaattgtttaaaaatgttttacaagTTATAATAGAATACTGTGCATccatgagggaaaaaaaatcatatttccccagggaaggaaggaaggaaggaagaaaggaaggaaggaaggaaggaaggaaggaaggaaggaaggaaggaaggaaggaaggaaggaaggaaggaaggaaggaaggaaggaaggaaggaaggaaggaaaacaactGTCTTTGCTGGGGGTTGTGAGGTGGCTGGAATTTCGTGTTTTGCTTCATGGATTAGGACCAGAGGAAGTGATAGGAGAGAGGGGGTGAGAGGTGGAAACTCTGTTCATTAATCATAGAGTGGGGGTGTCATGATGGGGCGAGGCCTGTTGGAAGTGCTGGGTCCAGCAACTGCAGGACTAGGCCCAACATCCTGGTCCaccagggctgacccaggactgagcCTGTCCATGCAGGTAGGGTCTCTTGGCCATGCAATGACCGTGACACCTGTGGGTGTCCAGGTCAGGAGCAGGGAAGGGCCATGCCCGACTGTGCCCTGAGGGCAGAGACAAAGATCTTGCAGCTTCTGGAACCTTCTGGAAATTTCTGGAACCTTCTGGAGTCCCTGCAGGCAGGGCTGACCAAGGGCATCTTTGATGCCCAGCAGTGGGCAGCCTCTCAGGGTGCCAGGTGGGGAGATCCCACGTTCTGGCTTTCTACTGGTCAGTAGGAAGCCAGGAGGACTAAGGGGAACCCTGGGGTGAGAGAGGCATAGAGGAGACGAGCTCCCAGGCTGGTCCAGCTGTGAGAAGCACCAGGAGCCAGTCACAGGGGTCCCCAAAGGATGGCCTTCCCAACCATTCTTCGTGCCAGGTCCCTAATCACCTTTGGGCTCTGGGGCCAGAGGAGCAGAAACTGTGCCCAAGGGCACCATTAGTGGGCATGTGTGGGCTGGAGGGGCGGGCGGGGTGAAGGTGGGAGTcagagggcacagggaggagttGGTGCATCCTGCCAGGACTATCCACCTGGGCCATGTCCTGGGACACTTAGGTGCTTGGTGGTAAAAGACAGTTCACTCTGGGGCAACTCCAGacatctctttattattttattttattttttggttttgaggccacacctgggggcactcaggggttactcctggctctgttctcaggaataacTCTAGACAGGCGtctggggaccctctgggatgccggggatcaaatccctgtgggctgcaaggcaaatgccctccttgctgtgctcttGTATCGACCCCTACTACAGGCATTTCTCAGAGGATGAAAGAGCAGCTGGAGGCCAGGACCAGGGCACAGTGGGGCAGACGCTGGCCTTGCTTGTCCTGAACCGCATTCAGTCttcggcatcccagagggtccccctgaacactgccacagAGTTAatgcctgaggacagagccaggagtgaaccctgaacacacacacacacacacacacacacacacacacacacacacacacacacagcagctgTGTTTGGGGGAGTTAAGAGAGTCCCCTTGGAAGGGACCAGAATACAAAATGGCAGGCAGTTGTCAACTACACAGCCAAAGGGAGTCATTGGTAACTTGTCATTCTGGGGAGTCCCCAGGGGTCTCTCTCCTGCTGTCCCTCAACCACAGCAAAGCAGTCCTGCCTGGCCGAGGTGGGGTCCAGACTCAGGGCTGGTGACAGGCTCCAGCTCTGGGTCATGTCCTGGGTCCTGTGCCAACACCCAAAGGTGGGCCTGCCAAGCACAGGCtctaacctgccaggagaaactccgCCAAGATACTCGGACCCAGGGTTTCCAGTAGATTAAAGGACTGAGACAGAGCCCCAGGGAGACAGGGAGAGATACTTCTGTTGGTAAATGGGGGGGAGGGGACAATGTTGGGATAAAGGGTGACTGTGACCATCATGACCAAGAAATCCAGCCCAGTTTTCATGCCACAGTCCCCCCCCCAGAACCTTTTGCTGCTCTTGTTGACAGGTTTGCAGTGACAGGGGGGTGTGCACTGGGGCTTGTGACTTTCTGACTTCCACCAAAGTCAGATTCAAGACAAAgggaggggtcagagagaaagcatggaggtaaagcgtttgccttgcatgcagaaggtcggtggttcaaatcccggcatcccatatggtcccctgagcctgccaggaacgatttctgagcatacagccaggaggaatccctgagtgctgctgagtgtgacccccccccaaaaaaaaaagacaaagggagaggccgaagtgatagcacagcggtagggtgtttgctttacatgcagccgacccaggatggacctgggttcaatccctggcatctcatacagtccccatgcctgccaggagtgatttctgagtacaaagccatgagtgacccctgagtgtcactgggtgtggctccaaaacaaaacaaaaagacgaAGGGAACCAGAGTAATATCGGGGAACTGAGCCTCGCCTAGCCATGAACACAGGGACCGGACATGTCCACAGCACATGAATGGAAATAATCTGTCTGCTCCCAGTACTCCGTGCTCACTTGGAGCTCATAGGACAACAGAAAATCGGGAGGAGATACGCAGTCTGGGGCACAGGCTTTGTTTGCAGGAGACGGACAGGACCTGGACTGAGCCAGCACCCTCAGTGCCAAAAGG
Protein-coding sequences here:
- the LOC126030232 gene encoding olfactory receptor 10H5-like; the protein is MGLNYTPVSDFVLVGFSAFPRLQLPLFLLFLLMYLFTLLGNLLIMGTVWAERALHTPMYLFLCALSISEILYTFAIVPRMLADLLAARAALPTISRAACASQTLFSFAFGFTHSFLLTVMGYDRGVAICRPLHYHVLMSARGCGGLVGGSWAGGTAMGTVVTAAVFGLDFCGPREIHHFFCHVPPLLRLACGPRVRSVALGLAGLCISALLGCFLLIVLSYAFILATILSIPSADGRRKAFSTCASHLTVVVVHYGFASVIYLKPKGPQSLEGDTLMGFTYTVLTPFLSPIIFSLRNKELKLAIQRTVRSKLAPGQQ